A genome region from Anastrepha obliqua isolate idAnaObli1 chromosome 4, idAnaObli1_1.0, whole genome shotgun sequence includes the following:
- the LOC129244368 gene encoding tigger transposable element-derived protein 6-like — protein MTKANRKVLLLVDNCIAHKNPTSLKSIKLQFLPPNATSKLQPLDPEIIKKSNINVLQGTKMAHKALENVKQPTIVNCFVICGFVDSPNVLTTNDCVQDSKEWFVVKNHFNLDERFDDFVTFDDNVSTTGLITVIIS, from the coding sequence ATGACTAAGGCTAATCGCAAAGTGTTATTGCTAGTTGATAACTGCATTGCGCACAAAAACCCTACATCACTGAAAtctattaaattacaatttctgCCGCCAAATGCTACATCGAAACTACAACCTCTAGATccggaaataattaaaaaaagtaatatcaaCGTTCTACAAGGGACTAAAATGGCCCATAAAGCATTAGAAAACGTAAAACAACCAACGATTGTCAACTGCTTTGTGATATGTGGCTTTGTCGATAGTCCAAATGTTTTGACCACAAATGACTGTGTTCAAGACAGCAAAGAATGGTTTGTCGTTAAAAACCATTTCAATTTGGATGAACGTTTTGATGATTTTGTTACTTTCGATGATAACGTCAGTACCACGGGTCTTATTACTGTAATCATCAGTTGA